The genomic DNA AATATCATCAAGGGTTTCCCCTTTTGCCAATCTATCTTTAAACTCAGCGGTCTTGTTTCGTAATTGTTCATCAGACAATTTTTTAATCTCTTCTTCAAAGCCATTGACAACATCGACGATTTTACTTAAACGCTTAATTTCTCTATCGTTATATGATCCAAAGATCTTAGATATTAATCCAATCATTTTTCAACCCCCTGAACCTATTCTGTTACTAAGGGAAAGTTTCCCCAAAATTTTCTATTATTTTATTTTAACACTTCCCCATAAAAAAAACAACTAAATTAGTTCTCTATCCCCTTTAGATATTGTTGATAATCGGAAAAGTAATTGAAGTTTTTGATAAACTCTAAATCTGGATCGATTTTTTTAAGTTCTATCTCTGGAATATAGTATGTATTAAATTCATCGAGTATAATTTTAATTTTATGTAAGTCTTGAAGTAAAGTCTCTTTCACTCTAGGGAGAATTTTTTTGCTATATATCCCGTAAAGGGGTTGAAAACGACCATTGGCTATAGGAACTACAATATCCCCTTTATCCCTTTGACTGATTATGTATTCCACCACTTTGGGATTAACTAGGGGGGTATCACAACCTATGATAAAGGTTTGGGGATTTTTACTGTAATATAAAGCACTGTATACCCCTAATAAAGAACTTTTAGTACTGATTTGTAAAGGGTCATTATAGTAATTTACCCCAAAAACTTTGGTATTTTGCAAACCATTATCTATTACATTAATATTGGCAAAGAGTGGACCAATAGTAGAAATAATATGATCTACAAAGGATTTACCTTCTATAGTAAGATTACCTTTATGTAAACCCATTCGGGTAGAACCACCACCAGCTAATATTGCTAAATCTAAGTCTTTGTACATTTTCCATCACCTGATTTTTTTAAATTAATTATATCACAAATTTACCATAAAAAGAATAAAGGCTGTGGTAATTAAACATTCTAACAAAGTTCTGCGTCGAGATTTAAGGCTTCTATCTAAAAGGAAGAAGGAATTTTTCCCCTTCTTCCTTTTATCTAATCAGCTCTTAAATCTATCTCCTCAACTTAATCGTATCTTTGTTTAATTACCACAGCTGATGATGACTTTGTCTATATTTTGTCTTCAGTCTGACATGGTTAAAACTATAACCATGTTTTAGTAGTTTTTACATTTTTGAAGGAATAATAATTGCTGCTATAATATAAGCTATGAGTCCGCCTCCCGCCATTAAGGCGAAAAATACCCACAATAGTCTAACTATTGTAGGGTCGATGTTAAAATACTCTGCAATACCACCACACACCCCTGCTATCATTTTATTGCTTTGGGAACGATAAAGCCTTTTTTCCATATTTTCTCCCTCCTAAAATTTCCTTTAATAATTATTTCTTGCTAAAAATAAGATATACACCTAAAAGGATTAATATACCAGGAAAAGCATATCGGGCATAATAAAAGAATAATCTATAATTTATCCGATATAACCAAGATAAATCTACGAAGTTTTTACTTAGCCAGAAACCTCCGATTAAGATTAACAATAAACCAAAAACTTTAGACCCAGCTGAACTTTTACCCTCTTTTACTTCATAAACTTCTTTTTCCACACATTCAGCACTCTCTACATCTCCAGATTCTTTATACCCTTTAGGTGCCTGGGGCATAATGATGGCAGCAATAATATAAGCTATCAGTCCACCTCCTGAAGTGGTAGCAGCAATTAGTACCCAAAGTAGTCGGATTAACACCGGATCTATTCCTAGATATTCACCGATACCTCCACATACCCCACTTATCACCACATCTTTTCTGGAGCGATACAATTTTTTCTCCATAAATATCACCTTCCTCAAAAAACCCAGTGCCTGAGCACTGGGCAGTTTTTAATATTGAGGCTCAATTAAGCCATAATCCCCATTTTTCCTACGATATACTACGTTAATATCGTCGGTTTCACCATTTACAAAAACGAAGAAATCGTGGCCTAATAAATCCATCTGTAAAATAGCCTCATCTACAACCATGGGTTTCATATTAAATTTTTTCACCCTGACAACCTTTGGTTCATCTAAATCTTCTTCCACTTTTATAGTAGAATCTCCCATAAAGTCTTTAATACTTTCTTGACGGGCTTTTCTGTTTACCCGGGTTTTATATTTCCTAGTTTGCCTTTCTAACTTTTCTATTACCATGTCTATAGAGGCATACATATCTTGTGATTCTTCCTCTGCCCTTAACAATAATCCACCGTTTAGTAACACCGTCACCTCTACGATATGGGAATCTTTTGTTACACTTAAAGTAACTTGAGCTTCTGTATTTTCATCAAAATACTTTTCTAGCTTGCCAATCCTCTTTTCTACATGTTGCCTTAATCCTTCTGTTACTGGAATGTTTTTTCCCCTTGTGATAATCTTCATAGATACCTCAACTCCTTTTGTTAGGTGTTAATTAATAATATTCCCCATTAATTCGAAAAATCCTTCTATTCTTTACAAAATAAAAGGATTTTTCTAAAATATTTTATTCTTCTTTTATAATTTTTAATCCAATTTCTTTTTACTTTGATCTAACATTTCTTTCCATGTATCTCTAAGACCAGTGATAATAGATAGTCCTTCTTTTATCTCCCTTTGATCATATTTAGCACTGCCTGTTATTAACCTATGTATTACAAAATCATATAAAGAGCTCAAGTTTTTTGTAATCTCTCCACCCTCTGGCTTTAAATTTACCATTAACTCAGTTACTATATCCAGTGCTTTATCAATTTTTTGGCGAAACTCTTGTTTCTCCCCTTTATCTAGATGCTCCAACCCATTGTTAATATTTTTGATTGCACCATTGTATAACATTAAAACCAGTTCCCCCGGTGAAGCAGTTTGAATTTGAGTTTGTCGGTATTGTTGATATGGATTGTTAAGCATTTTTACCCCTCCAGTTTTTCTATTATAAAATCATTATACTCTATATATCGGTTGTATGGAAGTAAACTTAATAAGATTTTAATTTTTAATACCTAAAATCATCTTCCATGATGTTTTTGATCATTTCTAGTTTCGCAGATTTATAAAGTTCTTTCCCCACCCCTTTTACAAAGGGATTTACGTAATTAAACTGCCATTCTCGGTAAGCTAAATTGGCAAATAAAATTGTATTGCGAATAGTTCTCTCCCGTTGAATAGTATCTATTTTCTTGCCGTCAACAAGAATGATTTGGGCAAACTTGTCCTTTTCCAAAACATCCTCAATACAAAAGTAGTTAAAATAACCAGTAGCGCAATCCCGAGGTACAACGGGCTTTCTAACCCTAATAGGAACAAACAATAATTCAGGATTCAAGGGCAATGGCACAGTATTTCTAATATTCAATTTAAGTCTGACAAATTTTTTTAATCCCCCCAAATCAACGGCTAAAAGGGCAGCTAAGTCAGCTACTATTTTTTTACTATCCCGTTTATCTAACAATACTTCACCTTTTTTTAAGTGAATTTGACTGGCAATTCCCCTACCTGGTAAATAAATTGGGATAATCGCTGCAATTTCCCTTATTATCTTCCCTAAGTCGTTCTTCTTCATTTTTTTCCTCCTCCCTTATCTCACACACAGCTTATTTTTAATCTTTATAATATATTTTAATCGAACATATGTTCTATTGCAAGGGAAAAATAAAAATCTTCCCCTTTTAGGAAGACTTTTTATTTTAACGTTGATCAGATAAATAATTACCGTGTACATAGGCTACCCTGCCTAGATAGTCAACCCTATACCAACCATTGTTAACTTGACCGGTAATTATTACTTCTTGTCCTGGACTAAAACTACCAACCCTTTCACTATCTGTTGTAGCATCAGCCCTGACGTTTAAAGAGACAGTGGATTTGAGGCATTTCTTCCTCTTCTTCATTTTCTTCATCTATATCATCTGTTTCATCTTCAACAATATCTCCTTTATTCCTTTCAATTGATGGAGGTTCTAAGTGATATTGCCCTGGTTTTACCCTACTACTTTGTACCCATTTTTGATTACCAATAACTATCCCTATTAAGGTGAATACAAGAAATATAATTAAAAAAATCGTAAGTTTAGGACGCTCCACAAATATATCCCTCCAAAACTTAGTAAATAATACTAAACATAATATACTTTATTTCGACAAAGATCTGGATAATCCTTTAAAAAAAAGAAAAAAGACCTCAAAAAAGGTCTAAAAAAGTCTAACTTCCCTTTAAAATATGGATAATATCTTTTACATAATCTTCTATTAATAGTTCTTGATAACCACAATATCCCTTATCCAACATTTCTTTAACCAATGGAGCCAATTCCTTAGAAGTAATTCCCTCTAACTTTTTCCGTCTATTATCGTCATACTTATTGTTTGATATAGAAATTCTATAATTATCTATATCATATCTCCAAAA from Anaerobranca gottschalkii DSM 13577 includes the following:
- a CDS encoding SH3 domain-containing protein, which codes for MKKRKKCLKSTVSLNVRADATTDSERVGSFSPGQEVIITGQVNNGWYRVDYLGRVAYVHGNYLSDQR
- the hpf gene encoding ribosome hibernation-promoting factor, HPF/YfiA family, with product MKIITRGKNIPVTEGLRQHVEKRIGKLEKYFDENTEAQVTLSVTKDSHIVEVTVLLNGGLLLRAEEESQDMYASIDMVIEKLERQTRKYKTRVNRKARQESIKDFMGDSTIKVEEDLDEPKVVRVKKFNMKPMVVDEAILQMDLLGHDFFVFVNGETDDINVVYRRKNGDYGLIEPQY
- a CDS encoding PspC domain-containing protein, with product MEKRLYRSQSNKMIAGVCGGIAEYFNIDPTIVRLLWVFFALMAGGGLIAYIIAAIIIPSKM
- a CDS encoding PspC domain-containing protein — its product is MEKKLYRSRKDVVISGVCGGIGEYLGIDPVLIRLLWVLIAATTSGGGLIAYIIAAIIMPQAPKGYKESGDVESAECVEKEVYEVKEGKSSAGSKVFGLLLILIGGFWLSKNFVDLSWLYRINYRLFFYYARYAFPGILILLGVYLIFSKK
- the fliS gene encoding flagellar export chaperone FliS codes for the protein MLNNPYQQYRQTQIQTASPGELVLMLYNGAIKNINNGLEHLDKGEKQEFRQKIDKALDIVTELMVNLKPEGGEITKNLSSLYDFVIHRLITGSAKYDQREIKEGLSIITGLRDTWKEMLDQSKKKLD
- a CDS encoding molybdenum cofactor guanylyltransferase, producing MYKDLDLAILAGGGSTRMGLHKGNLTIEGKSFVDHIISTIGPLFANINVIDNGLQNTKVFGVNYYNDPLQISTKSSLLGVYSALYYSKNPQTFIIGCDTPLVNPKVVEYIISQRDKGDIVVPIANGRFQPLYGIYSKKILPRVKETLLQDLHKIKIILDEFNTYYIPEIELKKIDPDLEFIKNFNYFSDYQQYLKGIEN